A genomic region of Zygotorulaspora mrakii chromosome 7, complete sequence contains the following coding sequences:
- the GCN1 gene encoding Gcn1p (similar to Saccharomyces cerevisiae GCN1 (YGL195W); ancestral locus Anc_8.155) yields MPLESEWAQVAPLMENVCHDPAVSIRAPFLQRLHQLIETETLETPQLSQVSVVLLNTAVIYQDSRSKGLVTKILETILRIDMRFLGKYTQFIIDQVTSKPGSKAVVNYLNLLEWVHSFLKVLCEEKDHFNEYIKSLVKAHTFTTHGIQTVLDARETKRNFVEAQNQHRKRIRQDVLNSSAKTIVICSRSGHDELATHYVSAIADCLLEYNELELPAFGVALMFGALTQASLQLLSTRPALHNLLKTKYAEKYSIFIGKEIVLSKNPPSVFSLEVCLRPFLHEFVNEEYFSTHLLPYMEKANLRAPEISFKISSEIYSAINSKKVNLVHSIVTSKILAQVFSSFKSSNEAIRYAALHSIIQLLSSTSVSITSEDDLSKLIEETFKNMKSNMNSEYRLFASRMLYSIPTTYQEINRKITHELASYITKGANEATLNEMLSAFFVHYFALGESVKEFNAVIMKGFSEKKAQLKKLWLCSYLKYSTTAKEDIILDFQSDCLEFIKETLYVHRNGHLSTLVSLQFIDRVFDNTIHQLIPKVQELLDGIPEAHLLGHLFLSLTLSASVNAKDRLQSVEILKRFYQRSPESIGISIIESLERKLQGFEAETEDVLCYRYITPVLNAISQSAENSAEVEKVLIRLFTISQFPKFNLKGGWADLVLNAKNDPSKLIEQNADEIINRLTSIIVDSAAADSDLGQCAIKGAAYAAFINPSAISPALSRTLESFLTLEEFSSFTTEELQIWSGKEGELVIDVLANDTSKQSVSKNTKDYETLKWEEEVRKNQVKKANKKLSKEEHELVKQQLAKETLIRAKISKIALKLRGGINLINELTKGAQQVDNGRDVWFPVAVGKLLTLVQQPNSFILVDVSAVNAFLHLSSNISKRLESARISVGVAILRVYQVKNITSNYLEEPLSELLSRVLFRVKFVSDQSSLDSVSLTYLLPLLIYTLEEGKRVALRNADKPVARKEFVEEDKEEEHLLLAMDIIAVHAEQFEDPSIPRIPIMKVLLSLLALPSKAKIAKECFNTLCRSISVAPTQEDLSILLSSLLSPSDFVRSTVIQAIDEEFELKSMMKFTPEVYICRYDSNESNRKLAEFIWQLNEFEITTDLVQKLLTFFKQSDSGLRLFTARAYASGVRHLIESGQSSLCDLLGPLMEFYSERAQPVQPVLDNFGLVAIPASEIKDPWEERSTIAIALRAVVPLLSNSESITVSLIKFLVQQGPLGDREPLVRQEMKEAGIEIITQHGASNVEQLIPIFEESLKGEKETSVKENVIILYGSLARHLNPADDRIGAIINRLVATLDTPSPHVQQAVSACLSPLVFLFKSKVASYINDLMAQLLNPSVSLSYRMGAAWGISGLVKGYGILALSEFDIIRNLIEAAEDKRESKRRESVAFAFENLSKSLGKFFEPYVIEVLPNILKNLGDSVPEVRDATANATKAIMSHTTSFGVKKLIPVAVSNLDEISWRTKRGSVELLGNMAYLDPTQLSASLPTIVPEIVGVLNDSHKEVRKAADESLKRFGEVIRNPEIQKLVPTLIRAIGDPTKYTDEALDSLIQTQFVHYIDGPSLALIIHVIHRGMHDRSANTKRKASKIIGNMAILVDAKDLVPYLQQLIDEVEVAMVDPVPATRATAARALGALVERLGEEQFPDLISRLLDTLSDEFKSGDRLGSAQALAEVICGLGLSKLDELLPTILAGAMNIRSYVREGFMPLLLFIPVCFGAQFAPYINQIIQPILAGLADNDEKIRDTSLKAGKLIVKSYASKAIDLLLPGLENGMFDENERIRLSSVQLTGELLFQVTGISSKNEFSEEEQEHSGEISKTIVEVLGQSRRDRILSALFVCRNDVSGIVRASTVDIWKALVPNTPRTVKEILPTLINMVVVHLASSYSALRNIAAQTLGDMVRRVGGNALSQLLPTMEVSLEETSNPDSRQGVCIALRELIESSSAEALSEYQETIVSIIRTTLVDSSTTVRETSALCFDAYQECVGSLAVDEVIPYLLHLLESSEDSECALLGLQEIMSNKSEVIFPILIPTLLAPPIDAFRASALGSLAEVAGPALYKRLSVIIDTLVNSLVSKDSNDEVTNESLKMALNKVFLSVTEEGGLHPLLQQIGSLLNSENIEKQVIILECVPDFFENTILDYSIYAVDLVSNAIHSLEDKDPRIVKGNFELLSVILKAQEKSELERFIKPAKQALSLTGKPGCDLAGFCLPKGPSCVLPIFLHGLMYGSNDEREDSALGIADVVSKTPAANLRPFVSTITGPLIRVVGERFNSDIKAAILFALNILFAKIPQFLRPFIPQLQRTFVKSLSDPSNELLRLRAAKALGTLIEYQPRVDPLVFELVGGAKQATDDGVKAAMLKALLEVVAKAGPKMSEASKLKVVDLAEGEMLSGNDKIAVANAKLIGSVSEILSTEEISKILEEKVLNTELGADAGKFGILTLNSFLRDVPLQVLDKSLIDETVTYIIRCIESTNPYFSDNGLIAAGKLLLLEHEKKSPFSRIEIDSKLSIGEENIECLVKSLCKATVGPLSNSLDSRRLALIVLRTLARFKFDECVKPFLDILTPSVFFCLRDTIIPIKLAAEKSYLAIFKLVEEPDMSIFNNWFSSISANNTSLQNAAGAVIQLRSISDYTKRVGMRLAKVERERIAEGGDAETMFSDRFEDEREIWSVGGVELNQQV; encoded by the coding sequence GGAATGGGCTCAAGTTGCCCCCCTAATGGAAAATGTTTGCCACGACCCTGCCGTATCTATCAGAGCGCCATTTTTGCAGAGACTACACCAATTGATAGAAACTGAGACATTGGAAACACCTCAATTGTCTCAAGTGTCAGTGGTGCTATTAAATACAGCTGTCATATACCAGGATAGTCGGTCAAAGGGATTGGTGACCAAGATTTTGGAGACGATTCTTAGAATAGACATGAGATTTTTGGGTAAATACACCCAATTTATCATTGATCAAGTCACTAGCAAGCCCGGATCAAAAGCAGTGGTCAACTATTTGAATCTGCTGGAATGGGTGCACTCTTTTTTAAAAGTTTTGTGTGAAGAGAAGGATCATTTTAACGAATATATTAAGAGTCTCGTAAAAGCACACACCTTTACCACACATGGGATTCAAACAGTCTTGGACGCTCGTGAAACAAAAAGGaattttgttgaagcaCAGAATCAGCATAGAAAGAGGATTCGTCAAGATGTCTTGAATTCTTCTGCCAAAACAATCGTAATCTGCTCAAGATCAGGTCATGATGAACTCGCCACTCATTATGTTAGTGCAATCGCTGATTGCTTGCTAGAGTATAACGAACTGGAACTCCCTGCGTTTGGCGTAGCATTAATGTTTGGTGCCTTAACACAGGCTAGCCTGCAACTTCTCTCTACGAGACCTGCCTTGCATAATTTGctgaaaacaaaatatgCAGAAAAGTATTCGATATTCATTGGTAAGGAAATTGTTCTTTCTAAGAATCCACCTTCCGTCTTTTCTCTGGAAGTATGCTTAAGACCGTTTTTACATGAGTTTGTCAATGAGGAGTATTTCAGCACTCATCTCTTACCTTACATGGAAAAGGCTAATCTCAGAGCGCCAGAAATAAGTTTTAAAATTTCCAGCGAGATTTATTCAGCtataaattcaaaaaaggtAAATCTGGTACATAGCATTGTGACGTCTAAGATCCTGGCGCAAGTGTTTTCgtcattcaaaagttcaaacGAGGCAATTAGGTATGCGGCATTGCATTCAATAATCCAGTTActttcttcaacatcagTTAGTATCACTTCTGAGGAtgatctttcaaaattgattgaaGAAACGTTTAAAAACATGAAATCCAACATGAACTCTGAATACAGACTCTTTGCTAGCCGCATGTTATATTCCATTCCTACCACATACCAAGAGATTAATAGAAAAATAACGCATGAACTTGCGAGCTACATTACAAAGGGTGCAAATGAAGCTACTCTTAATGAAATGCTTAGTGCTTTTTTCGTCCATTACTTTGCACTGGGGGAATCGGTTAAGGAATTCAATGCAGTTATTATGAAGGGCTTTTCGGAAAAAAAGGCtcaattaaagaaattATGGCTATGTTCATATCTGAAGTACTCGACCACAGCTAAAGAAGATATTATTTTAGATTTTCAAAGTGACTGCTTGGAATTCATAAAGGAGACACTCTATGTTCATAGAAACGGCCATTTGAGCACATTGGTTAGCCTCCAGTTTATCGATAGAGTATTCGATAACACTATTCATCAGCTTATACCAAAAGTTCAAGAGTTACTAGATGGAATTCCAGAAGCCCATTTGCTTGGCCATTTGTTCCTTTCGCTAACACTATCGGCTTCAGTAAATGCAAAAGATCGTTTACAATCTGTGGAAATTTTAAAACGATTTTACCAAAGAAGTCCAGAGTCGATCGGTATAAGCATAATAGAATCGTTGGAGCGCAAACTGCAAGGATTTGAAGCCGAGACCGAAGACGTCTTGTGCTATCGGTACATCACCCCTGTTCTAAACGCCATATCACAAAGTGCTGAAAATTCTGCAGAAGTCGAGAAAGTTTTGATCAGATTGTTTACAATTTCTCAATTTCCTAAATTTAATCTGAAGGGGGGTTGGGCTGACCTCGTCCTTAATGCAAAGAACGATCCATCGAAACTGATTGAACAAAACGCGGATGAGATCATAAATAGACTTACGTCTATCATTGTCGATTCTGCAGCAGCTGATTCTGATTTGGGACAATGTGCGATTAAGGGTGCTGCCTATGCTGCCTTCATTAATCCTTCCGCTATTAGTCCAGCACTTTCTAGAACTCTTGAATCGTTTTTGACcttggaagaattttccTCTTTTACCACTGAAGAGCTTCAAATATGGTCAGGAAAAGAAGGTGAATTGGTCATTGACGTATTAGCGAATGATACCTCCAAGCAAAGTGTCAGtaaaaatacaaaagaTTACGAGACATTGAAGtgggaagaagaagttaGAAAAAACCAGGTCAAAAAagcaaacaaaaaattaaGTAAAGAGGAACACGAACTGGTTAAACAACAATTGGCCAAAGAGACTTTAATAAGAGCTAAGATTTCTAAAATCGCACTAAAATTGCGCGGTGGAATCAATCTTATCAATGAATTGACAAAGGGAGCTCAACAGGTTGATAATGGTAGGGATGTGTGGTTTCCCGTTGCTGTTGGAAAATTGTTAACACTTGTCCAACAGCCCAACAGCTTTATTTTGGTTGATGTCTCAGCTGTGAATGCCTTTTTGCACCTTTCAAGCAATATATCTAAAAGACTAGAATCTGCTCGTATTTCTGTTGGTGTGGCAATTCTCAGAGTTTATcaagtgaaaaatattACGAGCAATTATCTGGAAGAGCCATTATCAGAGCTATTATCCAGAGTTCTGTTTAGGGTTAAGTTTGTCTCTGATCAAAGCTCTTTAGATTCTGTTTCTCTCACTTATCTCCTGCCTCTCCTCATATACACCTTAGAAGAAGGCAAGAGAGTGGCACTGAGGAATGCGGACAAACCGGTagcaagaaaagaatttgtCGAAGAAGATAAAGAGGAGGAGCACTTATTATTAGCTATGGATATTATCGCTGTTCATGCAGAACAGTTCGAAGATCCATCCATTCCAAGAATTCCAATCATGAAAGTGCTTCTTTCTCTCTTAGCATTGCCTTCGAAGGCTAAAATTGCCAAAGAATGCTTCAACACACTGTGCCGGAGCATATCTGTTGCACCTACTCAAGAAGATTTGTCTATCCTACTCTCCAGCCTACTATCACCAAGCGATTTTGTTCGTTCAACGGTTATACAAGCTATCGATGAGGAATTTGAGCTCAAatcgatgatgaaattcaCACCCGAAGTTTATATTTGCCGTTATGACTCTAACGAGTCTAACAGAAAGCTCGCTGAATTTATTTGGCAGCTCAATGAATTTGAGATTACAACCGATCTTGTGCAGAAATTACTGACCTTTTTTAAACAATCTGACAGTGGGTTGAGATTGTTTACTGCTAGAGCGTATGCTTCTGGCGTTAGGCATTTGATAGAAAGTGGCCAAAGCTCTCTGTGTGATCTTCTAGGGCCTTTAATGGAGTTTTACTCGGAGAGGGCTCAACCGGTGCAGCCAGTTCTGGACAATTTCGGCTTGGTCGCCATACCAGCTTCCGAAATAAAGGATCCGTGGGAAGAGAGGAGCACAATTGCTATCGCTTTAAGAGCTGTCGTTCCTCTTCTGAGCAACAGCGAAAGTATCACCGTGTCTTTGATTAAATTCTTGGTTCAACAAGGCCCATTAGGTGATAGAGAACCTTTGGTACgtcaagaaatgaaagaagcGGGTATCGAAATCATCACACAACATGGAGCATCAAACGTCGAGCAGCTTATTCCAATTTTCGAAGAATCTTTAAAAGGCGAAAAAGAGACTTcagtaaaagaaaatgtcaTCATACTTTATGGTTCATTGGCAAGACATTTGAATCCCGCCGATGACAGAATAGGTGCTATTATAAATAGATTGGTTGCTACCTTGGACACACCCTCCCCACATGTACAACAAGCAGTTTCTGCTTGTCTTTCACCACTTGTATTTCTGTTTAAATCCAAAGTTGCGAGCTATATAAATGATCTTATGGCACAGCTACTTAATCCATCAGTATCGCTGTCCTATCGGATGGGCGCCGCTTGGGGTATTTCAGGCCTTGTGAAGGGATACGGTATATTGGCATTATCCGAATTTGACATCATACGAAATCTCATTGAGGCCGCAGAAGACAAAAGAGAATCTAAAAGACGAGAGTCTGTGGCGTTCGCATTTGAGAATCTTTCTAAATCATTAGGGAAGTTTTTTGAGCCGTACGTTATCGAAGTACTTCCCAATATCCTAAAAAATTTAGGTGACAGTGTTCCAGAAGTGCGTGATGCAACCGCAAATGCTACCAAGGCAATCATGTCTCACACTACTAGTTTCGGTGTAAAAAAACTGATTCCAGTTGCCGTTTCTAATCTCGATGAGATTTCTTGGAGAACAAAACGGGGATCCGTTGAATTGCTTGGTAATATGGCATATTTGGATCCTACACAACTTTCAGCATCTTTGCCTACAATTGTCCCGGAAATCGTTGGTGTCTTGAATGATTCGCATAAAGAAGTGCGTAAAGCTGCAGatgaatctttgaaacGTTTTGGAGAAGTCATTAGAAATCCGGAAATTCAAAAGCTAGTTCCGACTCTAATAAGAGCAATTGGTGATCCAACCAAATATACGGATGAAGCtcttgattctttgataCAAACACAGTTCGTCCATTACATTGATGGCCCTTCGCTAGCATTAATTATCCATGTTATTCATCGGGGTATGCATGACCGCTCCGCAAATACGAAAAGAAAGGCATCTAAGATTATTGGTAACATGGCCATTTTGGTCGATGCTAAAGATCTAGTTCCTTACTTGCAACAACTGATTGACGAGGTTGAAGTTGCAATGGTTGATCCAGTTCCTGCTACGAGGGCCACAGCGGCACGTGCTTTAGGCGCTTTAGTCGAGAGACTCGGTGAGGAACAGTTCCCAGACCTGATTTCTCGTCTCTTGGATACATTATCCGATGAGTTTAAATCAGGAGACCGCCTAGGATCTGCTCAAGCTCTAGCCGAAGTGATCTGCGGATTAGGATTATCTAAACTGGATGAACTACTCCCTACAATTTTGGCAGGCGCTATGAACATTCGCAGCTATGTAAGAGAAGGATTTATGCCATTGCTACTATTTATTCCAGTGTGCTTTGGCGCTCAGTTTGCGCCTTATATCAATCAGATCATTCAGCCTATTCTTGCTGGTCTTGCTGATAATGATGAGAAAATTCGTGATacttctttgaaagctgGTAAACTGATTGTTAAGAGCTATGCATCGAAAGCTATAGACCTTCTGTTGCCTGGTTTAGAGAATGGAATGTTCGATGAAAATGAGCGCATCAGATTATCTTCTGTTCAGCTGACTGGAGAATTATTATTCCAAGTCACAGGTATTTCCTCAAAGAATGAGTTTAGtgaagaagagcaagaacACAGCGGCGAAATCTCGAAGACAATAGTCGAAGTTCTTGGCCAAAGCCGTCGTGACAGAATTTTGTCTGCCTTATTTGTTTGCAGGAATGACGTTTCAGGTATCGTACGTGCATCAACTGTTGATATATGGAAAGCCCTTGTGCCAAATACCCCTCGTACAGTTAAAGAAATTCTACCAACCCTGATCAACATGGTCGTCGTGCATTTGGCATCATCCTACAGTGCACTGCGAAACATCGCAGCTCAAACTCTAGGTGATATGGTGCGCCGTGTAGGAGGGAATGCTTTATCACAACTATTGCCAACAATGGAGGTCTCTTTGGAAGAAACTTCTAATCCTGATTCGAGACAAGGTGTATGTATTGCTTTACGTGAACTCATCGAATCTTCTTCTGCAGAAGCATTGTCCGAATATCAAGAAACCATTGTCAGCATCATTCGCACCACATTGGTCGATAGTAGCACAACAGTTAGGGAAACGTCAGCCCTCTGTTTTGATGCTTATCAGGAGTGTGTTGGTAGCTTGGCTGTCGATGAGGTTATTCCGTACTTACTGCATTTATTAGAGTCATCGGAAGATTCCGAATGTGCTCTATTGGGTTTGCAGGAAATAATGTCCAACAAATCGGAGGTCATCTTCCCGATTTTGATTCCAACATTATTGGCGCCTCCAATAGATGCATTCAGAGCTTCTGCCCTAGGTTCTTTAGCGGAAGTCGCTGGACCTGCACTATACAAACGTCTCTCTGTGATTATTGATACTCTGGTTAATTCTCTGGTGTCGAAAGATTCAAATGACGAGGTAACAAATgaaagtttgaaaatggCTCTCAATAAAGTATTTTTGTCTGTTACCGAGGAAGGCGGACTACATCCGctgcttcaacaaataGGGTCTCTGCTGAATAGCGAAAACATTGAAAAGCAGGTTATTATTCTAGAATGCGTTCCTGATTTCTTTGAGAACACAATACTGGACTATAGCATATATGCTGTGGATCTGGTCTCAAATGCTATACATTCATTGGAAGATAAGGATCCTAGGATCGTTAAAGGAAATTTCGAACTTTTGTCCGTAATACTAAAGGctcaagaaaaatctgaacTAGAGAGATTCATCAAGCCTGCTAAGCAAGCCTTAAGTTTAACGGGAAAACCTGGATGCGATTTGGCAGGATTTTGTCTTCCAAAAGGGCCAAGTTGTGTCTTACCTATATTTTTGCATGGTTTAATGTACGGGTCTAACGATGAACGTGAGGATTCCGCTCTAGGAATTGCTGATGTAGTCTCCAAGACACCGGCAGCAAATTTGAGACCTTTCGTCAGCACTATAACAGGACCTTTGATTCGTGTAGTTGGAGAAAGGTTCAACAGCGATATTAAAGCGGCCATTCTTTTTGCGCTGAACATCCTTTTTGCCAAGATTCCCCAGTTCTTGAGACCGTTCATCCCACAATTGCAGAGAACATTTGTCAAATCGTTATCTGACCCCTCCAACGAGCTTCTACGTTTACGCGCAGCCAAGGCTTTGGGCACTTTGATTGAGTATCAGCCTAGAGTCGACCCTCTAGTTTTCGAGCTAGTCGGTGGGGCTAAGCAAGCTACTGATGATGGAGTAAAGGCTGCGATGCTCAAGGCGCTGCTGGAAGTTGTTGCTAAAGCGGGGCCAAAGATGAGTGAAGCTTCCAAGCTGAAAGTTGTCGATTTGGCGGAAGGGGAGATGCTGTCTGgaaatgataaaattgcAGTCGCGAATGCTAAATTGATTGGTTCTGTTTCAGAAATATTATCTACTGAGGAAATAAGtaaaattttggaagagaaGGTTTTAAACACTGAGCTAGGTGCAGATGCTGGGAAATTTGGAATTTTAACTTTGAACTCATTTTTGAGAGATGTTCCACTACAGGTACTGGATAAAAGTTTAATCGACGAAACTGTAACATATATCATACGCTGCATTGAGTCAACTAATCCTTATTTTAGTGATAACGGGCTGATTGCAGCGGGAAAGCTACTGCTACTTGAACATGAGAAGAAATCCCCATTTTCAAGGATTGAAATAGATAGCAAGCTTTCCATTGGAGAGGAAAATATCGAATGTTTGGTTAAATCACTATGCAAAGCGACGGTCGGACCTCTCAGTAACTCTCTGGATTCAAGAAGATTAGCATTGATCGTTTTGAGAACTTTGGCTCgattcaaatttgatgaatgtGTAAAGCCTTTCTTGGATATATTGACACCATCTGTCTTCTTTTGTCTGCGTGATACTATAATTCCTATCAAGTTAGCAGCTGAGAAGTCATACCTGGCTATATTCAAGCTTGTTGAAGAGCCCGATATGTCTATATTCAACAACTGGTTCAGTAGTATATCTGCAAATAATACCAGTTTACAAAATGCTGCAGGTGCAGTCATTCAGTTGAGATCTATCAGTGACTACACAAAGAGAGTAGGAATGAGACTAGCTAAAGTTGAGAGAGAAAGGATTGCAGAAGGTGGTGATGCAGAAACCATGTTTAGTGAtagatttgaagatgagCGAGAGATATGGTCAGTAGGTGGAGTTGAATTGAATCAGCAAGTATAA
- a CDS encoding uncharacterized protein (similar to Saccharomyces cerevisiae YGL194C-A; ancestral locus Anc_8.154) has translation MLTTHRLKQIALVLLLSLLCNGFWKLEEMLRCHPTGHYTISWWQKISPLERVVWFLRDQIEGYD, from the coding sequence ATGCTAACAACTCACCGTCTAAAACAGATAGCGTTGGTGTTACTACTTTCATTACTTTGTAACGGTTTCTGGAAGTTAGAGGAAATGCTGCGATGTCATCCAACTGGACATTATACAATTAGCTGGTGGCAGAAGATTTCACCCCTTGAGAGAGTAGTGTGGTTTCTCCGAGACCAAATAGAAGGCTATGATTGA
- the HOS2 gene encoding histone deacetylase HOS2 (similar to Saccharomyces cerevisiae HOS2 (YGL194C); ancestral locus Anc_8.153) codes for MTSTFSYDIKTKNAQPLFEFGSAYCPKVSYHFNPLVSHYHYGVRHPMKPFRLMLTDHLVSSYGMHNIMDLYHTRKATKEEMLEFHSEDYINFMQKVTPDNLSRLPRGTLEKFNIGDDCPIFQNIYQYSTLYTGASLDASRKLINNQSDIAINWSGGLHHAKKNNPSGFCYVNDIVLAVINLLRYHPRVLYIDIDLHHGDGVQEAFYTTDRVYTISFHKYNGEFFPGTGNYDEIGCARGKHYTVNVPLEDGIDDDSYINLFKSIIDPLITSFKPTVIIQQCGADSLGHDRLGCFNLNIKAHGECVKFVRSFGIPMLVVGGGGYTPRNVSRLWTYETGILNNVLLPKDIPEEIPFRDSFGPDFSLYPVLDDLYENRNSKKYLEDIRIRCLESIRYLQGAPSVRMDAEYIPTQDITGLTEEEDELIKELIEEDESLRLQKIEKDNQKIL; via the coding sequence ATGACTAGCACTTTTTCGTACGACATAAAGACCAAAAATGCACAACCGTTATTTGAGTTTGGATCAGCATACTGCCCGAAAGTTTCCTACCACTTCAATCCTTTGGTATCACATTATCATTATGGTGTCAGACATCCGATGAAACCATTCCGATTAATGTTGACGGATCATCTAGTGTCTTCATATGGAATGCATAATATAATGGATTTGTATCACACTCGAAAGGCTACTAAAGAAGAGATGTTAGAGTTCCATTCTGAAGATTATATAAATTTCATGCAAAAAGTTACTCCGGACAACCTCAGTAGGCTACCGAGAGGTACTTTGGAAAAGTTCAACATCGGTGATGACTgtcccatttttcaaaacatatATCAGTACAGTACCTTGTACACTGGTGCCTCGCTGGATGCCAGCAGGAAGCTAATAAATAATCAATCAGATATCGCAATTAATTGGTCTGGTGGCCTTCATCACGCCAAGAAAAACAATCCCTCCGGGTTTTGTTACGTTAATGACATTGTATTGGCTGTGATTAATCTACTGCGATATCATCCAAGGGTACTATACATAGATATTGATCTGCACCATGGCGACGGTGTACAGGAAGCATTCTATACTACGGATCGAGTTTATACAATTTCCTTTCACAAATATAATGGTGAATTCTTTCCAGGCACGGGCAATTATGATGAGATTGGATGTGCTAGAGGTAAGCATTATACAGTGAATGTTCCCTTAGAAGATGgtattgatgatgattcctatatcaatctcttcaagTCGATTATTGATCCTTTAATAACGTCTTTCAAACCTACAGTGATCATTCAGCAGTGTGGTGCTGACTCCTTAGGTCATGATAGATTGGGATGCTTCAATTTAAATATAAAGGCCCATGGTGAATGTGTCAAATTTGTTCGGTCATTTGGCATTCCTATGTTAGTTGTCGGTGGTGGAGGTTATACCCCACGAAACGTATCTCGATTATGGACTTACGAAACAGGTATTCTGAATAATGTTTTATTACCCAAAGATATACCGGAAGAGATTCCATTTCGCGATTCATTTGGTCCGGATTTCTCATTATATCCTGTTCTTGACGACTTATATGAAAATAGAAATAgcaagaaatatttggaagaTATTCGAATACGATGCCTGGAGAGTATAAGGTATCTACAAGGTGCACCAAGCGTCAGGATGGATGCAGAATATATCCCCACTCAGGACATAACAGGATTGacagaagaggaagatgaactAATAAAAGAACTGATTGAAGAGGACGAATCTTTAaggcttcaaaaaattgagaaggacaatcaaaaaattttgtaa